One genomic region from Tigriopus californicus strain San Diego chromosome 4, Tcal_SD_v2.1, whole genome shotgun sequence encodes:
- the LOC131879187 gene encoding alpha-tocopherol transfer protein-like, which produces MELSIEHDPNFGSMNEEELSANWKQAAKSNVNDVVKERQAKIKVFRDLLAQHHIQLRPGDDHQLLGILRSANCDVKKALDVAKEFLEYKIHCTNVLPSTVREMITDNLKRFMVLPHRDKHGRRIIVYKMWDADKYPYKTIMEMFYVLCMMLSREVKTQIAGISLVGDMAGMTRKHVPSTWSDIQTWATFMKGGVPVWFHSIHILNGPWLFEFLYSFAKPLLNDKTKGNVVLHKRADGFKTLHAEIDPQILPEEFGGTAGKLDNSLCLSAALKLDDYFKDLQNSTID; this is translated from the exons ATGGAGCTTTCCATTGAACATGACCCAAACTTCGGTTCCATGAATGAAGAGGAACTTTCtgcaaattggaaacaagCGGCAAAGTCCAACGTGAACGACGTCGTCAAAGAAAGGCAGGCCAAAATCAAG GTGTTTCGAGATCTTTTGGCTCAACATCACATTCAACTCAGACCCGGCGATGATCATCAACTTTTAGGGATTTTACGCTCAGCTAATTGTGACGTCAAGAAGGCGTTAGATGTAGCCAAAGAGTTCCTGGAATACAAGATACATTGCACTAATG TCCTGCCATCCACCGTCCGAGAAATGATTACGGATAACCTGAAG AGATTTATGGTTCTTCCACATCGAGACAAG CATGGTCGACGGATCATCGTTTACAAAATGTGGGACGCTGACAAATATCCGTACAAGACGATCATGGAAATGTTCTACGTGCTTTGTATGATGTTGTCCAGGGAGGTCAAAACTCAAATTGCCGGTATCAGTCTCGTGGGTGACATGGCAGGGATGACTAGAAAACATGTCCCGTCCACGTGGTCAGATATTCAAACTTGGGCTACTTTTATGAAG ggtgGTGTTCCAGTTTGGTTCCACTCGATTCATATCCTCAATGGACCTTGGCTGTTTGAGTTCTTGTACAGTTTTGCCAAGCCTTTGTTGAATGACAAAACTAAAGGCAACGTCGTTCTCCACAAACGAGCTGATGGCTTCAAGACCTTGCACGCAGAAATTGATCCTCAAATCCTCCCCGAGGAATTTGGTGGGACAGCAGGAAAGCTGGACAACAGCCTTTGCCTTTCAGCTGCCTTGAAACTGGATGACTATTTCAAAGATTTACAAAACAGTACCATTGATTGA